Proteins encoded by one window of Actinocorallia herbida:
- a CDS encoding AI-2E family transporter: MAVHDPELRTRTLKAAHRLLVVALWALAIWAVWQVKEVAIPLVIAVLIASVTIPPTNRLIRRGMNPAAATAIVWLTLIAAGTVLVLLLVPPTISGFSQLAESFDSFTVTIQDLAGRFGLDEARIAEYTRQGRDWIAGHSSNIAGGALTGVIATGEVLVGAVLAFVLAIYFTHGGNRLVGWLAELLPPSVRGGLHDGAEVVFDVMGRYVRGVAIVGFVDGFFIGLALWILGVPIAVPLAVLTWVGAFLPLVGAFLAGTLAAIVAFVAKGWVVALIVVGVTVAVQQIEGHILAPQIYGRALALPGAVILLAIALGSAVAGIAGAFLAAPIASVTVALLRRARHRAEAAEHPDAVGESGATAAEA; this comes from the coding sequence GTGGCCGTCCATGATCCGGAACTGCGCACCAGGACGTTGAAGGCAGCCCACCGCCTGCTCGTCGTCGCTCTGTGGGCGCTGGCGATCTGGGCGGTGTGGCAGGTCAAGGAGGTGGCGATCCCGCTGGTGATCGCCGTCCTCATCGCCTCGGTGACGATCCCGCCGACGAACCGGCTGATCCGGCGCGGCATGAACCCGGCGGCGGCCACCGCGATCGTGTGGCTGACGCTGATCGCGGCCGGGACCGTGCTGGTCCTGCTGCTGGTCCCGCCGACGATCAGCGGCTTCTCGCAGCTCGCCGAGAGCTTCGACTCCTTCACCGTGACGATCCAGGACCTCGCCGGCCGGTTCGGCCTCGACGAGGCGCGCATCGCCGAGTACACGCGGCAGGGCCGCGACTGGATCGCCGGGCACTCCAGCAACATCGCCGGGGGCGCGCTCACCGGGGTGATCGCCACGGGCGAGGTGCTGGTCGGCGCGGTCCTGGCGTTCGTGCTGGCGATCTACTTCACGCACGGCGGCAACCGGCTCGTCGGCTGGCTCGCCGAGCTGCTGCCGCCGTCGGTGCGCGGCGGCCTGCACGACGGGGCCGAGGTCGTCTTCGACGTCATGGGCAGATACGTGCGCGGTGTCGCGATCGTCGGGTTCGTCGACGGGTTCTTCATCGGCCTCGCCCTGTGGATACTCGGCGTGCCGATCGCGGTGCCGCTGGCCGTCCTCACCTGGGTGGGCGCGTTCCTGCCGCTGGTCGGCGCGTTCCTCGCCGGGACCCTCGCCGCGATCGTCGCGTTCGTGGCCAAGGGCTGGGTCGTGGCGCTGATCGTGGTGGGCGTCACGGTCGCCGTCCAGCAGATCGAGGGCCACATCCTCGCCCCGCAGATCTACGGCCGCGCCTTGGCGCTCCCCGGGGCGGTCATCCTTCTGGCGATCGCCCTGGGCAGTGCCGTCGCGGGCATCGCGGGCGCCTTCCTCGCCGCGCCCATCGCCTCGGTGACGGTCGCGCTGCTGCGGCGCGCCCGGCACCGCGCCGAGGCGGCGGAGCACCCGGACGCCGTCGGGGAGTCGGGCGCGACCGCCGCCGAAGCCTGA
- a CDS encoding YibE/F family protein: MGAGHHHGPSGDSPAEAPGTLRWALALIVPLAVATLAGLVWLWPSDKPDTSAQGTLSRHKATIVEVVLGECAKAADAPIDVSGEPTAAAAEPVDPRRCGTATIQFASGPAEGGYATVSLPTGPGTHLYEAGDDVLVIETPGTTGLDRYLLSDHDRSDPLWIIAAAFVLAVVAFGRWRGLAALAGLALTFTLLVLFLIPAILAGGPPLLVAIVCAAAIILTVLYLTHGFTPTTTLAVLGTLAALALTGLLATAAIGLANLNGITDESSFYLDYNYAINTRGLLLASIIIGSLGVLDDVTVTQAATVRELSAANPSAGFGELYRAGARVGRAHIASVINTIVLAYAGASLPLLLLFRIGDQSVGDVLTNPVVAQEIVRSAAGTLGLIAAVPLTTALAAFTAARARRSPTPRPAMTVPAARAEDHRA, translated from the coding sequence ATGGGCGCAGGCCACCACCACGGACCGTCCGGGGACTCCCCCGCGGAGGCGCCGGGAACGCTGCGCTGGGCGCTCGCGCTGATCGTCCCGCTGGCCGTGGCGACACTCGCCGGACTGGTCTGGCTGTGGCCGTCGGACAAACCGGACACCTCCGCTCAGGGCACCCTGTCCCGGCACAAGGCGACCATCGTCGAGGTCGTCCTGGGCGAGTGCGCGAAAGCCGCGGACGCCCCCATCGACGTCAGCGGCGAGCCCACGGCGGCCGCCGCCGAGCCCGTCGATCCGCGCCGCTGCGGCACCGCGACGATCCAGTTCGCCTCCGGCCCCGCCGAGGGCGGCTACGCGACCGTCAGCCTCCCGACGGGCCCCGGCACGCACCTCTACGAGGCGGGTGACGACGTCCTGGTGATCGAGACGCCGGGCACGACGGGCCTCGACCGGTACCTCCTGTCCGACCACGACAGGTCGGACCCGCTCTGGATCATCGCCGCCGCGTTCGTCCTGGCCGTCGTGGCGTTCGGCAGGTGGCGCGGGCTCGCCGCGCTCGCCGGGCTGGCGCTGACGTTCACGCTGCTCGTGCTGTTCCTCATCCCGGCGATCCTCGCGGGCGGCCCGCCGCTGCTCGTCGCGATCGTGTGCGCCGCCGCGATCATCCTCACGGTGCTCTACCTGACGCACGGGTTCACCCCGACGACCACCCTCGCGGTGCTCGGCACCCTCGCCGCGCTCGCGCTCACCGGGCTGCTCGCGACCGCGGCGATCGGCCTGGCGAACCTCAACGGGATCACCGACGAGAGCAGCTTCTACCTCGACTACAACTACGCGATCAACACCCGGGGCCTGCTGCTCGCGAGCATCATCATCGGCTCCCTCGGCGTGCTGGACGACGTGACCGTCACCCAGGCGGCGACGGTCCGGGAGCTCTCCGCGGCGAACCCGTCGGCCGGTTTCGGCGAGCTGTACCGGGCGGGCGCGCGGGTGGGCCGCGCGCACATCGCCTCGGTGATCAACACGATCGTGCTGGCCTACGCGGGCGCGTCGCTGCCGCTCCTGCTGCTGTTCCGGATCGGCGACCAGTCGGTCGGCGACGTGCTCACCAACCCCGTCGTCGCCCAGGAGATCGTGCGCAGCGCCGCGGGGACGCTCGGCCTGATCGCCGCGGTGCCGCTCACCACGGCCCTGGCGGCCTTCACCGCGGCCCGCGCCCGGCGCTCTCCGACGCCGCGGCCCGCCATGACGGTCCCGGCGGCACGCGCTGAAGATCACCGGGCTTGA
- a CDS encoding class I SAM-dependent methyltransferase produces MSTGETGAATTSAEAWNERYRQSDRIWSGRPNRVLVEEAADLPSGRALDLGCGEGADAVWLAGRGWKVTATDISEVALERAAGHAADAGVTVDFQRHDLDTSFPEGEFDLVTAMFFHSFAALDREPVLRRAAAALAPGGRLLIVSHAGFPAWHEGDEHEDVRFPTPDEIVADLELPAEGWEVLQAAEHEKEVFRPDGERATRWDNTVLVRRLPG; encoded by the coding sequence GTGAGCACTGGGGAGACCGGCGCGGCGACCACGAGCGCCGAAGCCTGGAACGAGCGGTACCGGCAGAGCGACCGGATCTGGAGCGGGCGGCCCAACCGCGTCCTCGTCGAGGAGGCCGCGGACCTCCCCTCGGGCCGGGCGCTCGATCTCGGCTGCGGTGAGGGCGCCGACGCCGTCTGGCTGGCCGGACGGGGCTGGAAGGTCACCGCGACCGACATCTCGGAGGTCGCCCTGGAGCGGGCCGCCGGCCACGCCGCCGACGCCGGGGTGACGGTCGACTTCCAGCGGCACGATCTCGACACGTCCTTCCCCGAGGGCGAGTTCGACCTGGTCACCGCGATGTTCTTCCACTCCTTCGCCGCCCTGGACCGCGAGCCGGTCCTGCGCAGGGCCGCCGCCGCGCTGGCCCCGGGCGGGCGGCTGCTGATCGTCAGCCACGCCGGGTTCCCGGCGTGGCACGAGGGCGACGAGCACGAGGACGTCCGCTTCCCGACGCCCGACGAGATCGTGGCCGACCTCGAACTGCCCGCCGAAGGCTGGGAGGTGCTCCAGGCCGCCGAGCACGAGAAGGAGGTCTTCCGGCCCGACGGCGAGCGGGCCACCCGGTGGGACAACACGGTCCTCGTGCGGCGCCTGCCCGGCTGA